A DNA window from Neochlamydia sp. AcF84 contains the following coding sequences:
- a CDS encoding transposase has protein sequence MDLTAIKRSKLKRFHLQAKRWIAERTFAWFGKCLRLSKDYEALPNTSQAFLYLAMIHMRVKRITQ, from the coding sequence ATTGATTTAACAGCCATTAAAAGATCTAAGCTAAAAAGATTTCATCTACAAGCAAAAAGATGGATAGCAGAAAGAACATTTGCCTGGTTTGGCAAATGCCTCAGATTAAGTAAGGATTATGAGGCCTTACCAAACACTAGCCAAGCGTTCCTCTACTTAGCCATGATACACATGAGAGTAAAAAGAATAACGCAATAA